A genomic stretch from Deltaproteobacteria bacterium includes:
- a CDS encoding twin-arginine translocase TatA/TatE family subunit, with protein sequence MFGLGTQELIIILGIAMFIFGAKKLPEIGKGLGKSIREFKSSISGEGEKEDPANPKEINKDSKGSTP encoded by the coding sequence ATGTTCGGTTTAGGAACACAAGAATTGATAATAATTTTGGGCATCGCCATGTTCATCTTCGGGGCCAAAAAATTGCCTGAAATCGGCAAGGGACTGGGGAAAAGTATCCGGGAATTTAAAAGCAGTATCAGTGGGGAGGGGGAAAAAGAAGATCCCGCCAACCCTAAAGAAATCAACAAGGATTCCAAAGGATCGACCCCATAA
- the mazG gene encoding nucleoside triphosphate pyrophosphohydrolase: MNKQAESLKTLKDLRELMDRLRGENGCPWDRKQSAETLKIYLLEEAYELADALDRKDQAEVKEELGDLLFQIVFLSRVFEEQGDFDLDQVIDTIYQKMVRRHPHIFGDKNWENAEQVVQGWQNIKAGEKEGQDPFESIPVDVPSLLKAHRISQRAAGLGFEWPHINGVLEKVREELKELEEAIGEKDLTAAGEELGDLLFTLVNVGRFLGVPAENALRKTNQKFLRRFRSMMTEPHFKDKGAFSLSLDEWQVLWARTKEFEESS; encoded by the coding sequence ATGAATAAACAGGCCGAGAGTTTGAAAACCCTAAAGGATCTCAGAGAACTCATGGATCGGTTGCGAGGTGAAAACGGTTGTCCCTGGGACCGGAAACAAAGTGCCGAGACCCTTAAGATCTATCTGCTGGAGGAAGCCTATGAACTGGCCGATGCCCTGGACCGGAAGGACCAGGCGGAAGTCAAAGAAGAATTGGGGGACCTCCTGTTCCAGATCGTTTTCCTGAGCAGGGTTTTTGAAGAGCAGGGAGATTTTGATTTGGACCAGGTCATAGATACCATTTATCAGAAGATGGTGCGCCGTCATCCCCATATCTTCGGAGATAAAAATTGGGAAAATGCCGAACAGGTCGTGCAAGGCTGGCAAAATATCAAGGCCGGGGAGAAAGAAGGGCAGGATCCCTTTGAGTCCATTCCGGTTGATGTGCCTTCTTTACTGAAGGCCCATCGGATTTCTCAAAGGGCCGCCGGTTTGGGGTTTGAATGGCCTCATATTAATGGTGTCCTGGAAAAGGTTCGAGAGGAATTGAAGGAATTGGAAGAGGCCATCGGGGAAAAAGATTTGACAGCGGCAGGAGAAGAGTTGGGGGATCTGTTGTTCACCCTGGTTAACGTGGGACGATTCTTGGGGGTCCCGGCGGAAAACGCCCTGCGAAAAACTAATCAAAAATTTTTAAGGCGTTTTCGATCTATGATGACCGAACCGCATTTCAAGGATAAGGGTGCTTTCTCCCTCTCTCTTGATGAATGGCAAGTATTATGGGCCAGAACAAAGGAATTTGAGGAGTCATCGTAA
- a CDS encoding CvpA family protein, with amino-acid sequence MNILDIGILIIVALTTFRGFFRGIIQEAATLFGIIASFFLASFYYKELASWLSRYYPHHSLLAGIFCFILIFVLSFFLFHFFAIIIRKAVHLALLGWLDRVLGGLFGLIKGAVIVFFLVTLLTLFSPKSSPLVKDSRFFPAIQTVNEKLALLIPFKIKNDYMNKKKELQEYWTGKKRTIKKMQKVPGDE; translated from the coding sequence ATGAACATTCTGGACATCGGGATCCTTATTATTGTCGCCCTGACCACCTTCCGGGGTTTTTTCAGAGGGATTATACAAGAAGCAGCCACCCTTTTCGGGATCATCGCCAGCTTTTTTCTGGCCTCCTTCTATTATAAAGAACTGGCCTCCTGGCTGAGCCGTTACTATCCCCATCATAGCCTCCTGGCAGGGATTTTTTGCTTTATTTTAATCTTTGTCCTCAGTTTTTTTTTGTTTCATTTTTTTGCTATTATAATCAGAAAGGCGGTCCACCTGGCTTTGTTAGGGTGGTTGGACCGGGTTTTGGGAGGCCTCTTCGGTCTGATCAAAGGGGCGGTCATTGTCTTTTTCCTGGTTACACTCCTTACCCTTTTTAGCCCGAAAAGTTCTCCTTTAGTCAAAGATTCCCGTTTTTTTCCTGCCATCCAGACGGTTAATGAAAAATTGGCCCTCTTGATTCCGTTTAAGATAAAAAATGACTATATGAATAAAAAAAAGGAGCTTCAGGAATATTGGACCGGCAAAAAAAGAACCATCAAAAAAATGCAAAAGGTTCCCGGGGATGAATAA
- a CDS encoding PhoH family protein — translation MSFDNNQLAQSLFGEHNQHIRLVEQRLGLRISTKGNTLQIRGEEPDVFLARRLFSELYGLLKKGYPLYDNDIDFAIRFLKENHEAGLQEVFLDAVYVTSQKRVITPKTQNQKEYIEAIRKYDIVFGIGPAGTGKTYLAMSMAISALMKNEVIRIVLARPAVEAGEKLGFLPGDLYEKVNPYLRPLYDALHDMMNFEKATKLVQRGIIEVAPLAFMRGRTLNDSFVILDEAQNTTSEQMKMFLTRLGFSSKAVITGDITQIDLPEGKTSGLVEAQQLLVGVEDIAFIYFSKKDVIRHPLVQKIIKAYEELEEKRRILKERL, via the coding sequence ATGAGCTTTGACAATAATCAATTGGCTCAAAGCCTGTTCGGGGAACATAACCAGCACATCCGATTGGTGGAACAACGGCTGGGGCTTCGGATTTCCACCAAAGGGAATACCCTCCAGATCCGGGGGGAAGAGCCTGATGTCTTTTTAGCCCGCAGACTATTTTCCGAATTGTATGGGCTCTTAAAAAAAGGGTATCCCCTTTATGACAATGATATCGATTTTGCGATCCGTTTTCTCAAGGAGAATCATGAGGCCGGCCTCCAGGAAGTTTTTTTGGATGCGGTTTATGTGACCTCCCAGAAACGGGTTATTACCCCCAAGACGCAAAACCAGAAGGAATATATTGAAGCCATCCGGAAATATGACATCGTTTTCGGTATCGGCCCGGCCGGCACCGGCAAAACCTATCTGGCCATGTCCATGGCCATTTCCGCTCTGATGAAAAATGAGGTGATCCGTATCGTACTGGCCCGCCCGGCGGTTGAGGCCGGGGAGAAGTTGGGGTTTCTTCCCGGGGATCTTTATGAAAAAGTAAATCCCTATCTTCGCCCTTTATATGACGCCCTGCATGACATGATGAATTTTGAGAAGGCCACCAAGTTGGTTCAACGGGGAATTATCGAAGTAGCCCCTTTGGCCTTTATGCGCGGCCGGACACTGAACGATTCGTTTGTCATATTGGATGAGGCCCAAAACACGACCTCGGAACAGATGAAGATGTTTTTAACCCGGTTAGGTTTCAGCTCCAAGGCTGTTATCACCGGGGATATCACTCAGATCGACCTGCCGGAAGGCAAGACCTCGGGATTGGTCGAGGCCCAACAACTCCTCGTTGGGGTGGAGGATATCGCCTTTATCTATTTCAGCAAAAAAGATGTCATTCGCCATCCTCTGGTCCAGAAAATTATCAAGGCCTACGAAGAACTGGAGGAGAAAAGACGGATCCTGAAGGAACGCCTTTAA